agtTCTGTTCAAAGTTAATGAGAAATGGCCCTGCACTTGGCAATAACGTTCCCCAATCAGCAAAACGCCAGATTTTTGAGTAAGATCTTTTTGAACTGGGTATTTTGAGAAGCATTTCATTCACCTGCATGCAGGGCTAATCTGGCGTACAGCATTCCCAAGCCTGTTAATCATAATGTAGCCGTGACAGTGTGCAAAATGAATGCTGCGGGTAACAGCGCTTTGGTTCCACCGCGTGAAATGAAGGAGAAACTTCTTTCAATAAAAGGTCAGTCCTGCTTGCACATAGCGCATGACGGAAGACCCTAATGCTTACAGAGATGAAGGCAACGACAACCTGTATACATCGGGGCACCTGCCAATAGTGATTTGCAATAACTCAACCAACCTTGTCGGCAGCTTCTGTGGCTGTGGGGGCTGGTATTGCTGAGAGGGGTAGTAAGACTGGTGGTAAGCCTGCTGAGGATACTGGTTAACGGGGTAAGATGGAACAGGAAAGGTATTTGGTTCCATATCCTACAAAGAAAACAACGAGAACGTTCAGAAATTTGCACTTAGGGAATTGTTTGTTTGGTAACAAAGAATACACAGAATCGTATAGGTcggaaaagatctttaagatcatcaagtccaactatTAACCTAACGCTCTAAACCAGGTCCCCAAGCatcatgtctacatgtcttttaaatacctccagggatggtgactccaccacttccctgggcagcctgtgccagtgcttgacaaccctttcagtgaagaagtttttcctaatgtccagcctaaacttcccctggcacaacttgaggccgtttgctctcatcctatcacttgatacttgggagcagagaccaaccgccccctcactccagcccctctcaggcagctgcagagagcgagaagggctcccctcagccccctcttctccaggctaaacccccccagctccctcagctgccccccagcacacttgtgctccagaccctgccccagccccgctgcccttctctggacacgctccagcccctcaaggcccttcttgtcctgaggggcccaaacctgagcccagcattcgaggtggggccttccccagggccgagcacaggggccccatccctgcccggcccctgctggccacaccagtgctgacacaagcccgggggctggtggcctccttggccacccgggcactgctggctcatgcccagccgctgtcagccagcacccccagggccttctccgccgggcacttcccagcccctctgccccaggcctggagcgttgcctggggttggtgtgacccaagggcaggacccggcccttggccttgttaaacctcacacaagtggcctcggcccatggatccagcctgtccaggcccctctgcagagcctccctgccctccagcagatcaacactcccgcccaacttggtgtcacgtgcaaactcactgagggtgccctcgatccccttgtccagatcattgacaaagatattaaacaagactggccccaacactgagccctggggagccctgctcaTGACCAgtcgccaactggatttagctccagtcactacaactctttgggcccagccatccagccagttttttacccaatGAAGAGTACACCCACCCAAGCCACGAGCCACCAGTTTTGCAGGATACTGCTGTGACATTAGTTAAGTGACATTTAAGACCACTTGCAAACAAACCTGAGAAACGCAGCAGAAAGAAGCAACAGCACTCTGAAAAGTactacattttggaaaaaaaaaaccagaaaggttGATCATGACAAGCACTTGATTTGTTCTGCAAGTGTGCTTTGGTCAGTCATTGCATTCAGAGAGGAACTGCATTCTGCAAAGGAGCGGGGCCAGGGAGCTGGCAAGGATTGCTCCCTTCCTCGCGTGGGGTGGGGGTTCCAGCGGGAGGGAAAGGAGGTAGTAAAGCAGGCAAACTGCTTGCCAAGCCAAGCacagcatgttaaaaaaaaagcttaaacaGTGGGAAACTGAGGagttcacacacacaccccttaAGAAATAATTATCCTCTTTGCCtcttagcaaagaaaaaacctgatttgcagaaaaataaagtaacttTGAAGCTTTTATTACGGCAAGAATTATATGAACTACCTTCATCTGTTACTTTAAAGTAAGAGATAACAAAGTAATGAAAAAGTAGATCACTCCTACCCTGGGTACACCTCTTGGAGGATAAGGCATGCCATGTGAAAAGCCTCTGTGGTGGTAGTCTCTCGGTTCAGTTTCTGTCCTAGGAGGTGGTGACTGAAGTGACCTGAAATCCCGTTGATATGGACTGTGTGAGCATATAACCTTGACAGAATGACTATGCAGGCTATGAACCCAAGCACTTGAACCCGCTAGATGGATTTGTACTATCTTAGCACAGATCAAATGTCAGGAAGATAACATTTACCACAAATCTAACAAACATAACCCTTTTTCTGTTTAGGACTATGACAGCTTTATTTTGCCACTTTATACCAAAGGTGGGACCCAAAACCATAAAACCCATCACCAATGAACAGCAACAAACATAACGGTAAAAAGATAGTTCTGCTCCCTCAATTTAAGATGAATTTAGCTTTtctgtccctgcccagggcaaGCAGCATGCGTCACTTGATGCAGGGGCCTTTGCCTGCCACCCTGGGACGGGAATATGCCTCCATACTTTGGCATTGGCTTGTGTAAACCAACATCCAGGGACTACTTCGGAAGGGCAGAGAAGCAGGTAAAAAGGAGACCGTACTTACGAATGGCAGCGTGACATCAGCCTTCTAAACCATCGCTTCAGCCTGTCTCTTTTTGCAAatgccagagcagcagctatAAGGAGTGGGaggaccaggaaaaaaaataccagcagcCCATTTCTCAGCGAGGTGTCTTTGTTTGATGGGGAGAAAATGAcggagaagaaaagaagtattACATGGCGTTACCACCACTTGACTCATTGTAGCAGTGAATATTTGGTAGGATTGGTTCTACcactattttccatttttcatagaagaaaaaaatgaaggaatcTAGTAAGACTGCATGATATATGcccaaatatattattttctgattaCCTTTTCACAGGGATTGTCTGGTTAAAGATGAAAGGACTGTACGTGCCATCATACCCTGGGCTATAACAGCATATTGAATTACTAGATCAATACCTAATTTTTCTTCCACTACATTACTGTGAAGATCTTATGACCTcaactgaaagacagaaaaatggagCTTCTGCCCTTTGGTCTGATCCTAaatcttcctcttctcctgccATTGTCTGCTGTAGGCAAGGAACTCAGGTTCTTAATTATATCTACATTTTTATATGCAGCAAATTTCTCCGCTGCAGGCTGTACAAAAAAagcctctcccttttttttgtctgatgaTTTGAGGCATCTGTCCATGCTTCAACGTGACTCTCCAGGCCGGTATTGCATCAACACAGTGTCCAGCTCCCCCCAAACCCACACCACCTTATGAAAAACAGTCAAGATCATTCTTGCAGCTCAAAGAAAGGACTACATCAACCCCATCCTTACATAATCCACATGGGCATTGCACAAGTTTTCTCCAAATTACGGCTTGGATTTGGCTTCCTATTTCATCTTCAGACTGTCAGTGAGAAAAGTAAGCTTCACAGCCTCTTTCAGTTTGCTCTGTCATGTGCACGAATCGtgctcccctgccccaggcaccaTTTTCCCACTCTTACAGTCAGACATAGATACATATATCTTCCAAGTACAAAGACACATCATCTTGCCACATCAGGCGCTGACCTAGTACCTTTCCTGGGGGAAAAACTCtatgaaaaaacccacaaaattctCTCCCCAACCCATCTTTTCTCTCCACAAAAAAAAGTGAACCCAAAGCCTGTCAACAATATAGTGTCACAAACCTCCGCATCTCCCTGTTTCCTTATCACGTATCTCTTCTATACCGTACGTTGTTCGGGGCAGGGACTAGGTTTGTATTTACTACCAAATAAAGCACACTGCCTGCACTCaaataattaaatgttaataaaataggGACTTGTCAACACGCGCTGCCCTAGCCCACCTCGGCCAGACGTTAGACCTGACGGCACTGCAGGCGCACACGCAGCTACCTGCGGATCCCAGAACAGGGCAGCTACTCCTCTCTGCCACCACTGCTAGAAGCAGCGAGTCCTTACGGACATGCGGATTCACACGCACGGATTTGAACCCACCACCTCAGCCAAATTTCACGTTTTGTTTGGATCTGAGAATGGAAGGGGGTTCAGTTCCCGCTTGGATACGGACAAGCCCAAGAAGATTTTGGTCCAAGGTGGCAGAAATCACCTGAAGGCAATTAAACCAGCCCAGTTTCTTTACAGATCCCCAGCAGCCCAACAGAGAAGTGCGACACCTTGAGCCCAACGCCTTAACTCGAATCGCTTGCAAATGAAACCCGGCGAAGGGCCGAAGAGCCGACCACTTCAGCCGTGTCAGAGCAATGAGGCACCTGTGCTCGGCCCAGCGCCAGCCTTAGCCAGACGGGCCCACAGCTCTGGAGTTGCCTCACAGCTACTTGCCGTTATAAGGAGGTCCACTGTCCAGACTTCCTCCGTAGCCTTTCGTGTCACAGTAAGGAGGGGCCCAGCCTGCTTCACAGTGACAGTTCCTGTTGTTATTGCACACCTGTATTTACACAGCGCAAACATCACAATAAGGCCTATTTAGTAACTTAAGTCCCGCCATATTTAAAAACACCACGCAGTAGCCACGACCGTCTATTCTGTCCCTTCCATATCACTGGGCCTGGAGAACTTTAACCACCAACTCCCACGTCAATTCTAAATAGTCCTTGGCCGGGCGTCTCAAGATTTCACATGACTGAGCGAGCACAGCGTTTTTCAGGGTGAGCTTCCAAAGATTAGCTATCCCAATGGCGTAAAGAgccgggtttttttttttttttttgcgagATGCAGAGTTTCAAATTACATTAGTAACACTGGAACTGGGAATTATTCTTGCCTGGCAAAAAATATCATCTTAAGAGCTTTtgtcagagatttttttcatactgtTATTGGCTATCTTGCCCAGAAACATTTTATAGAGAGTtttactgtaaaacaaaacagaaaaattaagttaCTATCCACCATTTTAAAACTTGCTCAACTTACATAACTTTGGTCCAATTTTTGCTGACTGCTAAAGGCACTTTTCTCATTAACAGTACGAAAAACCAGCTTTTTATAGCAAAAGCCATCCTTAAGAAACacacagcttcatttttttattaatcactGCATCTAGCATCATGATTACTTTATTCCACATTATTTATATTCCACATTAGCTATTAACAGCTATTAGCTGTTAACAGAGAAGGGCAAAAGACTTCCTAAGTGAAAAAAAGACTAGTATATAGACACTATTGATTAAGCACAATTACAGTGTGCCTGGCTCAGGCTGGGacctttgattaaaaaaagcctgtttACAGATTTGCACAGCCGTTGGATTCTAAAAAACCTAATGTTCTCATAACAAAGATGTCAGAGGACCTTACAGCAATACTGTCAGTTAGATCAAAACTTGCAATGAACGCCAAGTCTGTAAGCTGACTATGAGTAGGAGCGGAGGCTCTTGCTCCACTTACCCCGTGTCCGTGGCACTGCCTCTCCACGTCACAGTCGTAGTTCAGGACGGAGGCACTCACACACTGGAAGTGCCTGCAGATCTAGGGGAATCGAGAGAGATGCACACTAACGAAATGAGACGGCATTTCACTGACCTACCCCTGCGCTCCCCAGCGCGCGGCTCTGCAGCCACTCTGTGCTCACTGACCACGAAGCAAGTCTCATACTCATACGTGATAAACCCAAACTCAACAGAAACACGTCTGTTCTAGTGAAGGCTTCTCAGCATGGGGTCTGAACTGTCACTGGAAGCCTTTTGTCTCTAGTCTGAATGTAAAGGAATAGCAATTATACTGTGCGCAGTAAGGACATGTGGAATGCACATTCCTCTACCGGGGCTAAGCTTCCAggcttttcagttcagtttgaTTTTAATTGAAGTTGTCTTAAAGGCCATTTGTGTGTGCCCAGCTCTTCCTGCTCATTGACAGAGCAAAGATTCTGGCTCtcaacaaacttaatttcttttgcttcatcTATAAATGAAAGGCTCATTACATTTTTCACGCGCACACTGCGGTACTAGGCGGTGCGGGGAACCAACGCACTTGCTCGGTTTTGCATTAGCTACAGGCATCAAAAAATTTAATGGCCATAAATATTCATGAAACAACGCAGCTGAAAGTTTTATTGACATGAAAACCCCACATTATTACtttaagaaataactttttaattgtTAATTACCTTTCCAGTATCACATTTGGTGCCTTCATTCACCATTCCTGGGTCTGGGACATCAGAGCCTAGCTGGAAATCTACACCCCAGCACATGGTGCCTCTAATGGGAGTTTGGATAATAGCAGGCTTAATTCCAAAAACAGGCAtagttttcacattttcacaTTGCAGCTTCCCACACATGGCATTCCTACAACACCAACATACGAACACTGTAGTGACACTTGCATTTATTCTGAGAAAAAGACTATCGCATATTTGACATGATCTTTTCTTTCTACTGGAAGACActacttgaaaataaaactgaggcAACTTGCCAAACAAAATTGAGATGGGCCTCATTTCAGTGCTGCAAGAGTATGGATTCATCCCTCCTTTCTGTTAGCTGTTGGGATCTtcacattaaagaaaacatgatgatttgctacttgtttttctgtacGTGAACACCTCAGGCTAAGAACAATCAACGACGGGAGATGTGGAACACactccctgccacagccccATGTCTGAACGTGTGACGCGCAGATTCCCCCGAGGCCACCGAACACCGCACACATGGGAACCTGCAGCATGAGCCCCAAAGCTTCAAACCCAGCTATGGAAGAGCTGCCTCAACATTTAACTCTTGCCCATAATAGCTGAAATGAGTTTGAAGCCAGACAATCTAGAACAGAAGCCAACAAAACTCACAACTGCATAAGTGTGAGGTCTTTAAGTGCTAATAACAGCTTCATAAATTAGAAGAGAGCACATTTTTCTAAGCGAATTCATGGCGGTTTCAGAATGATGCATGCATGTCAATAAGGTTAGATTATGGGACAATGTGTCTCTCCCCAGTGCACCTGCTAAAACACCCCAAACTAATACTACAGCACCCGAATCAGGATTCTCAATGATACATTTAGGAACTTCTTGATGCACTGGGCTCAACTCACCAGCTGGAACATTTCTTGTAGTCATGGCCATGGAAACCACAGTTGCCAAATCTGTCACCCTTGGAATTCacttcagcaaaacaaatgttGGGGGCTGCTTTGGCTTCTGCAAACAACAGCCCATCCCCCAGACAGAGGAACCAAGTTAAATAGGGACAGAAACACCTCGTATCATCATGTCTTCTTCACCCAGAGGAATTATCCTGCTACACACCTAGTATTTTCCAAGCAGCACAGAGAGCTTAAGAACTCGATCAGAACAATAAAGAGGTGAAAATGTCAGCACTATGAGGTTCCaagtttaaaaagagagagaaaaatagtcACTTAACATTGATTCAGTTATACCATTTGATATTTCTTCATGGCTTCTTTACAGCTCTATACACCGGAAGCCCCACTGTAATAGGAACGAGCACTGCAAGAAAACTACTACTTGAATCACCAGCACTGCATTAAACGTAACAAAGGAAGAACGCGTGAAGGCTAAGCCATAACCACCACTATTTCAAATCCTTTGCCAAAGCCAGCTGGTCTTTGTTACAGGAAAACaagtaaatatgttttaaaCAAACTTAGCTACGTTTCCTAGAAAAATTGTAACACTGTGCTCTCCCTCACTTGAGCCAAAGATGTCCTGACACTGTGCGTCGTAGTACTGGCAAACGCCATTGTAACAGTAGGCTTCCTCGTTGTGGCACGGGTGACCATTCTGAACAGTGAAGTCTGGCTGGCAGAACTGGGACGTGCCGTTGCAGTACTCTGGAAGGTCACACTCGTTGTTACTTGCCCGACACTCGGTTCCTCCAGGAAGGAGCTAAAAAGAGACGGGAGGGTGAAACTGCATCAGAAAACAGGAACCTTAGAGCAGAGACAAACTGCACCCAACCCACAACATGCCCCAGAAAAAGGGCACTGGTCTGAAGCCCTCGGTGGGTGCTGTGTACATGCGTGACAATTCCCTCCCAGATGCACTGCTAGGCTAATGCCCTCCTCTTCTCGACCACCGAACAACACTTCCAAATATTACATTTGAGTCTCTTACCCGGCAGTTTTTACAGCAGTCGCCGTAAGCACATTCAGCACCCGATCGGAGTCTGCAAGTACCTGGCTCACAGCAAGGATCACTTTCACATTCCTGAAAATGGAAGTACTGTGAGTGTCAAGAAACCGCATGCTCTGCCACGCACAGTCCCCTCTCCAGCAAGGGGCACGCAAGGCTACCCTGGCAGCATTTGTAAAACACACAAGCTGCTAACCTTTGGTGAACCACAGTCACACTCCTCCCCAGCATCTACCAGCCTGTTCCCACAGTACGGGACGCTGTAGGTTTCATCAGGCCTGGGAACGTTGAGCAGGCAGCTTCCACCTTTGTTGAGAGTTAGCTTCTCAAAGTCTtctgcactgcagctgctgaagtTCCTCGATCCCCTGCAACGGAGAACACGAGCTTATCTTTAAGTCAGCCCACAAGCATCCCCTCGGTTTGTAGAGCAAGGGTAACATTGGCTTTCCCCATGAGCTGCAAGCATGACACAACTCCTTGCAAGCGTACTCTGGAGATGAAAGTAACCCACAAAAACTAAGCGCACGGGTCGGGAGTTTTGACCCTCAGAAAACGCCTTCCCTTTTCTGAGTTACTTACGACGCTCCAGAGCTCATGATGCAACTGCTTGCTCCACAGTGACAGACGCGTTCATCATCATGGTTCATCCCCAGGTTATGTCCCAGTTCGTGAGCCATAATTGATGCAAACATCTGTATACTGATTCTTCCAAACTGCAcaagagcaaaacagaagaagaTCAGTGGACAGCTTATATTGAGAAAGTCGGCATTTACTTATGTGCCAAAAAGATGCTGCTGTCATTCTGCCTCTACATTAACAGGATCTCAGACCAACTGTGCCTGCTTTCCAACCAAGTGCATGTCATTTGCTCAGCAGTAAGAGCCCTTAGATAAACACACTTGGGACCCTACCTAACAACCTCTGCTCTCCAGTGCAGCTGCGGCTTTAACACAAAAACTAGAGCTCTCCGCACCAGCCCAAATCCCCTTAAATATACACACTCCGATTCCAGTACTTCTGTCACTAGTCCAGGGAAAGAAGATTGCTGGGATTGCCAGTTATCTGGCATCAGCAATTCAGTTCATTAACACTCTGCAATTTCACAGAAAGAGGGCAGTCAACCAGCACTGCTCTACGAGTTCGCAACTGCGGAGGTCAAGCAGGCACCAGAGGATGGATTTGAGAACACCTGCAGCTCCCACACACCTCTAAGGCAGGGGTGCTTAAAATGCCTGCAGAGAAATCCTGTCCCTTTTTCATGAGGGCTGCGcactggggagagggaaggctgAGCAGACGATGCAGAAGACTACGGAAAAACTGTAATCCAGATATCATGGAAGTACCAGAATTGGTTGGGGACCACATAAAAGCCCCCACTAAGCcacttcagctttgtttttgAAGGCTGTGCTCTTCCAGAAAGACTTCTGGAGTGCAAAACTCTTATCCTGATCACATTCGCAGTATCACTGAAGGTATCTCACCACATTAATGCCTCCTGCGTGGCTCTTGGAGCACACTGTTCCAACATAGGCCATTCCAGCTGTGCCACCAAACCCCTTCTTCCTGCAGtcatggggagaaaaaggaaaggcaatcGCCCCGTCCGCACAGCCACACGATACTGCCAACAGTACAGCCCATCCCCACAGCCACTCGATACATCGCTCCTGCTTCTGGGGcacaaaatactgcttttctagCTTTCCAAAACTAACAAAGGAGCACTGCTAGGTGCGCTGCTATTGACCGCAGGTACGAATGTACCAGTTCAGCTTTATCGTTCTGTTCATGGTTCTtgtattcttttaaattaagacAGGAGTTTGCAGAGAATGTTATCCTCTTACACATCTTCCCTCTAACTATAAAGAGCTAAACGGTCCACCCTTATCATCATTTGTTTTAATCAGCTGTTAGCTGCCTTTCTACTATTGCTGAACTCCATAGATTTCTTTCCTTATCaacttccttttcattactatCTCATTTTGTTTCTACATAGTTCTTGAAGCTTAAGAGCAACAGCACAATGCAGCACATTTTACTTCATataagagaatttttaaaattaatatttcttcagCCATTTCACCCTCATCACCTGAACGGAGCTGTTCTGCCTTGGAGGAGAGGCTCCCAGCTCCCGTGGGAAGGGGACCTGCTGCTTTGCACGAGGGCGGGCTGGGCTGTGCCCCATGCAAAGCAGCGCTCTCACCTCTGCCCTTTCTCATACCTCGGGCAGTGACTTCCTAAGGCTGCGCTATCTGCGGGAGTGGGAAGTGCACAGGGGCAGCATCCTGGAAGCGGGGCAGACACAACAGCTCAGGAAGCTCTGTGCTAGTGTAAGGCAGTAGGGATGGACAGATTAACGTCACGTGTCAAAACTCAAACCATGCAGGTAGCTTCTGGATACCACTGCAGAAACAACTTTTGTTCCATTAAAATGCAACACACTGCAGCAGGTTTGTGCTCATTTTCAAGTGGAAAAAGCCCTAGATCACAAGTGTAACTGTTGTACAACCCGACAAAGGATTATCTGAATGGAAGCTTTGTACAATACAACATATAACATTGCAGGATGtgcaggacaggaaaaaaactgttGTTTAGCAATATACCTGGCAGAGAGGACACCGAATTCAAGGACCACAGAAACCTTAAAAATGCTTATGTTGACTTGGAACGCTTTCACCAGTACGTACAACACAGCAGATCGCACTGGGCTCTCTGCTGACATACAACAGCTACTTCCGACGCTAGAGCACAGCTGAGCAGACAGGAATAGAATAAGCTGATTAGGAGTCAAAGGAGGGAACTGCAACTCACAGAACAAATTGGGCACTGTCATGTCTCCGGCGCAAAACAAGATTCTTCTCTCGCCACTGTACAAAGTTTGCCAGCACATCACCAGCACCCCCGTCTGTGCTAATTACGTTTTCATACTTCCAGATCTCCAGACCAACCAGCACAATGCGGATGTTCAACATGATGTAcatctggggaggaaaaaggaggagaaatatttcaaagaccTTCAGATAAGAACAAGTGGTCTGTCGTTATGTGTCTTATCGCAAGAATCTACTTTTTCTGTTTGGATTTGTTagatttttggggtttttttgttttgttttttttaaatttagaacaCAATTCCAATCACCAGAATGCATTTTCCCTGCGATTCAGACCTTCATTAGCTACAGGATCAATGACAAAATccacaacagaaataaaacgAAGTCTCAATCCTGACAAAAAGCATTGTCTGAAATAAGCAAGTGGAAAGATATGCTTTTTCTCTACCTTATGAATACTTAAGAATTGCAATAACTGCAACATTCTGTCCTGTCTCCCACTGTATGTAGTGCAGGTTGGAAGAGTTCCCTAAATTAGTTCTCAAGTATGATGACTGCAAATGACTTTAGAGGTGGAAAAGCTTTCATAGGGATGCATTCACCAAAGCCCACCGTCAACAAATACCGTCATCGCTTTGCAGCCCCTGCTCCTCTGGCACTCCTTCAGCACCACGTGCAGGCACAAGACCAAATTCTATCAGCCATCAACATGATGGCCGAGGGAACAGGTTTAGCTCCTGGCTTGATAAAACCCTTTATTTCATTCTCACCAAAGCGGTAACAGAACAGACTCCAAGGTGGAAGTTTACACAAGCAAactgagctgcagggctgcggcacACAGCATCGCTCCCACTTACGCTCAGGGCAGCTCTAACTTACACTGTCGAGGAAGTTTGCCAGCTGCACCATGTGTTCTCTTACTTCTGTTTCACTCTTCCCAAAATCTTCAAACTGCAAGACCAAGAAACTTAGTCATGAAGAGATAAAGACAAGAGttagaaaaaggaacaaaacattttaagactAGCACCATGAAAGACAATTTTGCCTGGCTCCAAACCTCCTGTCAGGAAGATGCTAACAAAGACAGCAGCATCTTCATCGCTATTGCTCAGCAGCCCAAGagtcaaaagaaaacagcaaaggcAGTTTTTGCTATGTGTTTTCCTTATGTTATTAGATTCCTGCTGATAGAAACTCTCTATGTCTGACAGTTCACTCATTTCCTGAAGAGCACTCTATTGAATGTGTTTACCCAGTTTTGGGTTAGCGTATTTGCATAACCTTGGCTAAAGTGTCAGTGTCTTCCAACGATCCGTTTGGGACTAATGAAGACTGAGGGCTTTTCGAGCCAtctcctggggaggaggaagggaaagcaaCACATAGCCCCTACCTTTTCTTTATCCACAACTATGAACAGCTCCACGTATCTTGTTTGATGTAGGACCGCTCTCTTTCTCTGTGGAAAAAAGTTTTAGACAACTTCCATCTTATTAATTCGagtgtaaacaaaaaaaatcacgaTACCGCCATATTTCACTTGATACAACTAGTGGTTCGAGAGGCACACCCCAAGCACGCTGTGCCAAGAGGTGAACAAGCCAAAACCAAGAAGTGTAATCCAACGCAATGATAATTTCTTCGTGTTTTACAGTAAAATTCAGCTGCACAAagatttcctgtgtttcaaaagcaaaggGCCTTTTCATTTGTCACACAGGTTTCGTTGGAAAGACAGCGTACACTTTTATAAAGGAGAAGATGCTAACAAGCAAACGCCAACAACCTCGAAGCGCACCATGGTGTTTTTCATACTCCTGCTTCTACTGCAATCTTGTTCCTGTACGGCCAGTCATTAAAGGACAAGGGGGACCTTCACACCGAACTGTTATACCGATGGTTCGGAGGACGGAACAAACGACGCGATATTCTCCTGGCTTCTGATGCAATAC
This genomic stretch from Phalacrocorax aristotelis chromosome 24, bGulAri2.1, whole genome shotgun sequence harbors:
- the LOC142048091 gene encoding disintegrin and metalloproteinase domain-containing protein 9-like; the protein is MRTRSAMAWARARGWAWARAAPSCLCLLLLAVPAPGQAGRAGFQQVSLLSSYEVVIPQRLGRERREASNVSSVQDKVSYAIEIEGKEYTIHLEKNKELLPKDFTVYTYNKEGKLQSEYPDVQDHCHYQGYVEGTLDSAVAVSTCSGLRGLVTIGNITYGIEPMDSSSGSKHILYRLDNVKKEPTTCGVTTEDHEREHAEENHHPSMTQLLRRKRAVLHQTRYVELFIVVDKEKFEDFGKSETEVREHMVQLANFLDSMYIMLNIRIVLVGLEIWKYENVISTDGGAGDVLANFVQWREKNLVLRRRHDSAQFVLKKGFGGTAGMAYVGTVCSKSHAGGINVFGRISIQMFASIMAHELGHNLGMNHDDERVCHCGASSCIMSSGASGSRNFSSCSAEDFEKLTLNKGGSCLLNVPRPDETYSVPYCGNRLVDAGEECDCGSPKECESDPCCEPGTCRLRSGAECAYGDCCKNCRLLPGGTECRASNNECDLPEYCNGTSQFCQPDFTVQNGHPCHNEEAYCYNGVCQYYDAQCQDIFGSKAKAAPNICFAEVNSKGDRFGNCGFHGHDYKKCSSWNAMCGKLQCENVKTMPVFGIKPAIIQTPIRGTMCWGVDFQLGSDVPDPGMVNEGTKCDTGKICRHFQCVSASVLNYDCDVERQCHGHGVCNNNRNCHCEAGWAPPYCDTKGYGGSLDSGPPYNDTSLRNGLLVFFFLVLPLLIAAALAFAKRDRLKRWFRRLMSRCHSSLQSPPPRTETEPRDYHHRGFSHGMPYPPRGVPRDMEPNTFPVPSYPVNQYPQQAYHQSYYPSQQYQPPQPQKLPTRPPPPQQRCAPQGPPPSQQKCLPQGQYFPSRPAPLPPK